A portion of the Polyangia bacterium genome contains these proteins:
- a CDS encoding epimerase — protein sequence MKIILFGATGMVGQGVLRECLLDAEVSDVLSIGRTATGQTHAKLHERLLADPSDLSSIEDELEGYDACFFCLGVTSSGMTEAAYRKIIYDLTIAVANTLGKHNPGLTFIFVTGAGTDSTERGRSMWARVKGQAENALLKMPFIAAYMFRPAIIRPMHGATSKTASYRFFYTVLGPLIPLLRLVFPRSVTTTENIGRAMLVVARRGAPNPIIESAEIDALAKTQAVART from the coding sequence ATGAAGATCATCCTGTTCGGCGCCACCGGCATGGTCGGGCAAGGCGTCTTGCGCGAGTGCCTGCTGGACGCCGAGGTCAGCGACGTGCTGTCGATCGGGCGCACCGCCACCGGCCAGACGCACGCCAAGCTGCACGAACGCCTGCTGGCCGATCCCAGCGACCTGTCGTCGATCGAAGACGAGCTGGAAGGATACGACGCCTGCTTTTTCTGTCTGGGCGTGACTTCGTCCGGAATGACCGAGGCGGCGTATCGAAAGATCATTTACGACCTGACCATCGCGGTGGCCAACACGCTTGGCAAACACAACCCGGGCCTGACCTTCATCTTTGTCACCGGCGCCGGCACCGACAGCACCGAGCGCGGACGATCGATGTGGGCGCGGGTGAAAGGCCAGGCCGAAAATGCCCTTTTGAAGATGCCGTTCATCGCGGCATACATGTTCAGGCCAGCGATCATCCGCCCCATGCACGGGGCAACATCGAAGACAGCCAGCTATCGATTTTTTTACACCGTCCTGGGGCCGCTGATTCCATTGCTGCGATTGGTGTTCCCACGCTCTGTCACCACCACCGAGAACATCGGCCGCGCCATGCTGGTGGTCGCCAGGCGCGGCGCCCCGAACCCGATCATCGAAAGCGCCGAGATCGACGCGCTGGCCAAGACGCAAGCGGTGGCCCGGACCTAG
- a CDS encoding PilZ domain-containing protein produces MTQSFEERRRTQRVATRTLVEIRVPDWQVLHRVYTINLSQGGMRVSMPKRPPMDAAVDVILTLPNGQRLHLPGRVAHLGRGGETDEVGIRFDELQPKTRDEITRFVQQLSAGGKPPLTAPATGIPSGVLIKKTT; encoded by the coding sequence ATGACTCAAAGCTTCGAGGAGCGGCGGCGCACCCAACGGGTCGCCACGCGAACCCTGGTAGAGATACGCGTTCCCGACTGGCAGGTGTTGCACCGTGTGTACACCATCAACCTTTCGCAAGGGGGGATGCGGGTCTCGATGCCCAAGCGCCCACCGATGGACGCCGCCGTTGACGTGATCCTGACCCTGCCCAACGGCCAGCGCCTGCACCTTCCCGGCCGCGTCGCCCACCTTGGCCGCGGCGGCGAGACCGACGAAGTCGGCATCCGCTTCGACGAGCTGCAACCCAAGACCCGCGACGAGATCACCCGCTTCGTTCAGCAGCTCAGCGCCGGCGGAAAGCCGCCACTGACTGCCCCCGCCACCGGGATCCCCAGCGGCGTGCTGATCAAGAAAACGACGTAA
- a CDS encoding 2-hydroxyglutaryl-CoA dehydratase codes for MSTADHSAFRLPILGEDIDVDAELRKLDDEAATATSQPLNTDHWYDSMVNPQFKASQRETTTLLVSGLTAAHDYLVKGALTGLGYKVEVIDMPDNDALRYGKEFGNRGQCNPTYFTVGNLVKFLTERAASEKSSQKEIVNKYVFLTAGACGPCRFGMYATEYRKALRDAGFDGFRVMLFQQKGGLKQATGEEAGLAMNPAFFMGLLKAIVAGDVINGMGYRLRPYEAETGATDKVIEHTKKYVYDALVDGRSVLAALLRGKREFAQIKLDWTRPAPRVSIIGEFWAMTTEGDGNYHLQRFLEEEGAECDIQFVTNWLLFMLWEGRYDTKLRAELRGVDDARKGLKNVSIGKKLAGLFVADLAIRAAFHTFGAAVGYYGYHLPDMDEIAETADKYYNNQVRGGEGHMEVGKFILNVLHNKAHMTLSVKPFGCMPSSGVSDGIQSMITSLYPQSIFCAIETSGDGKVNVQSRVQMFLFKARLAAQKEYQELLAKLGVSADSVNAFLAANPKYATGLRRSPHAAAGTAADRLTEIAPLLGKSPAQVRVLEARAAAARVVETVRGLPATFAKLRKKIAARSPALFAQAREEWIEAKPVLTAKIKQAARAKGESLGIFPGIRTTTSESRPAV; via the coding sequence ATGTCTACTGCCGATCACTCCGCTTTTCGCCTGCCGATTCTGGGCGAAGATATCGATGTCGACGCCGAACTGCGAAAGCTGGATGACGAGGCGGCGACCGCCACCTCGCAGCCGCTGAACACGGACCACTGGTACGATTCGATGGTCAACCCGCAGTTCAAGGCCAGCCAGCGCGAGACCACCACGCTGCTGGTCTCGGGCCTGACCGCCGCCCACGACTACCTGGTCAAAGGCGCGCTGACCGGCCTTGGCTACAAGGTCGAGGTCATCGACATGCCGGACAACGATGCCCTTCGCTACGGCAAGGAGTTCGGCAACCGCGGCCAGTGCAACCCGACCTATTTCACCGTCGGCAACCTGGTCAAGTTCCTCACCGAGCGCGCCGCCAGCGAAAAGAGCAGCCAGAAGGAGATCGTCAACAAGTACGTCTTCCTGACCGCCGGCGCCTGCGGGCCCTGCCGCTTCGGCATGTACGCCACCGAGTACCGCAAGGCGCTGCGCGACGCCGGCTTCGACGGCTTCCGCGTGATGCTGTTCCAGCAAAAAGGCGGCCTCAAGCAGGCGACCGGCGAAGAGGCCGGCCTGGCCATGAACCCAGCCTTCTTCATGGGCCTGCTGAAGGCGATCGTCGCCGGCGACGTCATCAACGGCATGGGCTATCGTCTGCGTCCCTACGAGGCCGAGACCGGCGCCACCGACAAGGTCATCGAGCACACGAAGAAGTACGTCTACGACGCCCTGGTCGACGGCCGCTCGGTGCTGGCAGCCCTGCTGCGCGGCAAGCGCGAGTTCGCGCAGATCAAGCTGGACTGGACCCGACCGGCGCCGCGCGTGTCGATCATCGGCGAGTTCTGGGCCATGACCACGGAAGGCGACGGCAACTATCACCTGCAGCGCTTTCTTGAAGAAGAAGGCGCCGAGTGTGACATCCAGTTCGTCACCAACTGGCTGCTGTTCATGCTGTGGGAAGGCCGCTACGACACCAAGCTGCGCGCCGAGCTGCGCGGCGTGGACGACGCCCGCAAGGGTCTCAAGAACGTCAGCATCGGTAAGAAGCTGGCCGGCTTGTTCGTGGCCGACCTGGCCATTCGCGCGGCCTTTCACACCTTCGGCGCCGCCGTCGGCTACTACGGGTATCACCTGCCCGACATGGACGAAATCGCCGAGACCGCGGACAAGTACTACAACAACCAGGTGCGCGGCGGCGAAGGGCACATGGAGGTGGGCAAGTTCATCCTCAATGTGCTTCACAACAAGGCGCACATGACGTTGTCGGTGAAGCCGTTCGGCTGCATGCCGTCGTCCGGCGTGTCCGACGGCATCCAGAGCATGATCACCAGCCTGTACCCGCAGAGCATCTTCTGCGCGATCGAGACCTCCGGCGACGGCAAGGTCAACGTACAAAGCCGGGTGCAGATGTTCCTTTTCAAGGCCCGCCTGGCCGCGCAAAAGGAATATCAGGAACTGCTGGCCAAGCTTGGTGTCAGCGCCGATTCGGTGAACGCCTTCCTCGCCGCCAACCCCAAGTACGCCACCGGCCTGCGCCGGTCGCCGCACGCCGCCGCCGGCACGGCCGCCGATCGCCTGACCGAGATCGCCCCGCTGCTGGGCAAGTCTCCAGCGCAGGTTCGGGTGTTGGAGGCTCGGGCCGCCGCTGCCCGGGTGGTCGAGACCGTTCGCGGCCTGCCAGCCACCTTCGCCAAGCTGCGCAAGAAGATCGCCGCGCGGTCGCCCGCCCTGTTCGCCCAGGCGCGCGAGGAATGGATCGAGGCCAAACCGGTCTTGACCGCCAAGATCAAGCAGGCGGCGCGGGCCAAGGGCGAATCGCTCGGGATCTTCCCGGGTATTCGAACCACGACGTCAGAAAGTCGACCCGCCGTCTAG
- the sodC gene encoding superoxide dismutase [Cu-Zn] SodC, whose protein sequence is MKKLGSALVFVLSLGGPAFAAKSEKVTVKVNLIDQSGVGKSVGTVVLQDGKAGLTLTTHLKGLPAGEHGFHVHEKGSCDPGEKDGHKVAGLGAGGHFDPDATKAHKGPGGGGHKGDLPKLEISDKGVANAKLEVPGVTLADVRGKALMIHANGDNYSDTPKPLGGGGERIACGVIPEAK, encoded by the coding sequence ATGAAGAAACTGGGATCAGCGCTGGTTTTCGTTCTTTCCCTGGGTGGTCCGGCCTTCGCGGCCAAGTCGGAGAAGGTCACGGTCAAGGTGAACCTGATTGACCAAAGCGGGGTCGGCAAGTCGGTCGGCACGGTCGTCCTGCAAGACGGCAAGGCCGGGCTGACGTTGACCACGCACCTCAAAGGCCTGCCGGCTGGCGAGCACGGCTTCCACGTGCACGAGAAGGGCAGCTGCGATCCGGGCGAGAAGGATGGCCACAAGGTGGCGGGGCTCGGCGCCGGTGGCCATTTCGACCCGGACGCCACCAAGGCTCACAAGGGGCCGGGCGGCGGTGGCCACAAGGGCGACCTGCCCAAGCTGGAGATCTCCGACAAGGGCGTCGCCAACGCCAAGCTGGAGGTTCCGGGCGTGACCCTGGCCGACGTGCGCGGCAAGGCGCTGATGATTCACGCCAACGGCGACAACTATTCCGACACGCCAAAGCCGCTGGGCGGTGGCGGCGAACGCATCGCCTGCGGCGTGATTCCCGAAGCGAAATAA
- a CDS encoding BadF/BadG/BcrA/BcrD ATPase family protein has product MSTSATPETPSPRTDPVFIGIDVGSTTVKAVVVDPVSHEILWSDYQRHQTKQAEKVMELLVTIGNAFPNLTPGTIRSFITGSGAGPLVAPVGAKFVQEVNAVTLAVEKLHPDVGSVVELGGQDAKIIIFKEAKDAAGKSTGKTAIASMNDKCASGTGATIDKCFLKVGMPSADAMALHFDDSKLHHVAAKCGVFAETDIVNLVKASIPSPEIMCSLADAIVMQNLSVLTRGNTLRHKVLLLGGPNTYLPFLQECWRKRIPQTWEDRGYQYPKDVPLEELIIIPENAQYYAAFGAVMYGLHEDASVGIYRGLSPLNDFITSGRKSKLGDSAGPALARTSDELEGFREQYKIPRFEPAKLVPGTRVRAVIGMDGGSTSSKAVLIDENKNIIKKEYQLSKGNPIQDVKEILGRLRQWVTDQGCTLDVLGFGATGYAADVLEKTVKSDVNIVETVAHMMSATTYFGDIDVICDIGGQDIKVLFMQNGDIKNFRLSNQCSAGNGMLLQAMADQFGVKITEYAETAFQAELSPKFSYGCAVFLDSDRVNFQKEGYSKEELLAGLAQVLPKNVWQYVVQIPRMAALGKKYVLQGGTQYNLAAVKAQVDYIKERVPGAEVYVHPHCGEAGAIGAAFETLRVVKRRGYSTFIGIDSAIDITYTSVNDESTRCHFCPNLCQRTFIDTKTPAGDSARYISGFSCEKGTVESEDAMLALSAERKKLMKLYPNLVDSESKLLFRHFYDQSPMPEDGAKKMDVEVKKTFSGVRRVQVERTFARSTPEAWKKRARIRIGVPKVLNVWSTAPFWRTYLETLGIQKQNVVFSDYTSEEMWAEGGKYGSIDPCYPSKVGQAHIHNLIFHHHTPERPLNFIFFPTLTHVPSFVKKGMDYTSCPIVAGAPNVLKAAFTKEVDFFATRGIKYLDPACALIEPNLLRKQLFECFREHLGMTEDESDFACDQGFEAMRKLDVEMEAKGKAILEQVEKEDRIAILMIGRPYHLDPGLNHSIPEEFQVLGYPVLSIRSVPKDEQWLSKYFAKDLAEGRIESPLEIGDVWPENYSSNSAQKVWAAKFAAHHPNVVVLDLSSFKCGHDAPTYGIIDSIIGTAQTPYSALHDIDANKPGGSIKIRVKTYAHSLTLHKERLEDVSGQRSEMLHQIDRKRLALLQMKAQQLTDRSQKDARVEAQIQEITDRVRAYELSKKPPTDKELRSAAQDEMKKAGIVQLGIKRPGADAVQPISAS; this is encoded by the coding sequence ATGAGCACAAGCGCGACGCCCGAGACTCCTAGTCCGCGCACGGATCCGGTCTTTATTGGCATCGATGTCGGATCCACCACTGTAAAAGCCGTCGTTGTCGATCCCGTCAGCCACGAAATTCTCTGGTCCGACTATCAGCGCCACCAGACCAAGCAGGCGGAAAAGGTCATGGAGCTGCTGGTCACCATCGGCAACGCCTTCCCGAACCTGACGCCGGGAACGATCCGGTCGTTCATCACCGGGTCGGGCGCCGGCCCGCTGGTGGCGCCGGTGGGCGCCAAGTTCGTGCAAGAGGTCAACGCCGTCACCCTGGCGGTGGAGAAACTGCACCCGGACGTCGGCTCGGTGGTCGAGCTCGGCGGCCAGGACGCCAAGATCATCATCTTCAAAGAAGCCAAGGACGCCGCCGGCAAGAGCACCGGCAAGACCGCCATCGCGTCGATGAACGATAAGTGCGCGTCGGGGACCGGCGCCACCATCGACAAGTGCTTTCTGAAAGTCGGCATGCCATCGGCGGACGCCATGGCGCTGCACTTCGATGACAGCAAGCTGCACCATGTGGCCGCCAAGTGCGGCGTGTTCGCCGAGACGGACATCGTCAACCTGGTCAAGGCGTCGATCCCGTCGCCGGAGATCATGTGCTCGCTGGCGGACGCCATCGTCATGCAGAACCTGTCGGTCCTGACGCGCGGAAACACCTTGCGCCACAAGGTGCTGTTGCTGGGCGGGCCGAACACGTACCTGCCGTTCTTGCAGGAGTGCTGGCGCAAGCGTATCCCGCAGACCTGGGAAGACCGCGGGTACCAGTACCCCAAAGATGTCCCGCTGGAAGAGCTGATCATCATCCCGGAGAACGCCCAGTACTACGCCGCGTTCGGCGCGGTGATGTACGGCCTGCACGAAGACGCCAGCGTCGGCATTTACCGCGGCCTCAGCCCGCTGAACGACTTCATCACCTCGGGGCGCAAGTCCAAGCTGGGCGATTCGGCCGGCCCGGCGTTGGCGCGCACCTCCGACGAGCTGGAAGGCTTTCGAGAGCAGTACAAGATCCCTCGCTTCGAGCCGGCCAAGCTGGTCCCCGGCACGCGCGTCCGCGCCGTGATCGGGATGGACGGCGGGTCGACCTCGTCGAAGGCGGTTCTCATCGACGAGAACAAGAACATCATCAAGAAGGAGTACCAGCTCTCGAAAGGCAACCCGATTCAGGACGTCAAGGAAATCCTGGGCCGGCTGCGCCAGTGGGTAACCGATCAGGGTTGCACGCTGGACGTGCTGGGCTTCGGCGCCACCGGTTATGCCGCCGACGTGCTGGAAAAAACGGTCAAGTCCGATGTGAACATCGTCGAGACGGTGGCCCACATGATGTCGGCGACGACGTACTTCGGCGACATCGACGTCATCTGCGACATCGGCGGCCAGGACATCAAGGTCCTGTTCATGCAGAACGGCGACATCAAGAACTTCCGGTTGTCGAACCAGTGCTCGGCCGGCAACGGCATGCTGCTGCAGGCGATGGCCGATCAGTTCGGCGTGAAGATCACCGAATACGCCGAGACGGCTTTTCAGGCCGAGCTGTCGCCCAAGTTCAGCTATGGCTGCGCGGTTTTCTTGGACAGCGATCGGGTCAACTTCCAGAAGGAAGGCTATTCGAAAGAGGAACTTCTGGCCGGCCTGGCCCAGGTGCTGCCGAAGAACGTCTGGCAATACGTGGTGCAGATCCCGCGCATGGCGGCGCTGGGCAAGAAGTACGTCTTGCAAGGCGGCACCCAATACAACCTGGCGGCGGTCAAAGCCCAGGTCGATTACATCAAAGAGCGCGTCCCGGGCGCCGAAGTTTACGTTCACCCCCACTGCGGCGAGGCGGGCGCCATCGGCGCGGCCTTCGAGACCTTGCGGGTGGTCAAGCGGCGCGGTTACTCGACGTTCATCGGCATCGATTCAGCGATCGACATCACTTACACGTCGGTCAACGACGAGAGCACGCGCTGTCACTTCTGCCCGAACCTGTGCCAGCGGACATTCATCGACACCAAGACCCCGGCCGGCGACAGCGCTCGGTACATCAGCGGGTTCTCCTGCGAAAAAGGCACGGTCGAGTCGGAAGACGCCATGCTGGCGCTTTCGGCCGAGCGCAAGAAGCTGATGAAGCTGTACCCGAATCTGGTCGACAGCGAATCCAAGCTGTTGTTCAGGCATTTTTACGACCAGTCGCCCATGCCGGAAGACGGCGCCAAGAAGATGGACGTCGAGGTGAAGAAGACGTTCAGCGGCGTGCGGCGCGTGCAGGTCGAACGCACCTTCGCCCGCAGCACGCCCGAGGCGTGGAAGAAACGCGCCCGCATCCGCATCGGCGTGCCCAAGGTCTTGAACGTGTGGTCGACGGCGCCGTTCTGGCGAACCTATCTGGAGACGCTGGGGATCCAGAAACAGAACGTGGTCTTTTCCGACTACACCTCCGAAGAGATGTGGGCCGAGGGCGGCAAGTACGGATCGATCGATCCTTGCTATCCGTCAAAGGTCGGCCAGGCGCACATTCACAACCTGATCTTCCACCACCACACGCCCGAGCGGCCGCTGAACTTCATCTTCTTCCCCACGCTGACGCACGTGCCGTCGTTCGTGAAGAAGGGGATGGACTATACGTCGTGCCCGATCGTGGCCGGCGCGCCCAACGTCCTGAAGGCGGCGTTCACAAAAGAGGTGGATTTTTTCGCCACCCGCGGGATCAAGTATCTGGATCCGGCGTGCGCGCTGATCGAACCGAATTTGCTGCGCAAGCAGCTCTTCGAATGCTTCCGCGAGCACCTCGGCATGACCGAAGACGAATCCGATTTCGCCTGCGACCAGGGCTTCGAGGCCATGCGCAAGCTGGACGTCGAGATGGAGGCCAAGGGCAAGGCGATCCTGGAGCAGGTCGAGAAGGAAGACCGCATCGCCATCCTGATGATCGGCCGTCCCTATCACCTGGACCCGGGGCTGAACCACAGCATCCCGGAGGAATTCCAGGTGCTGGGCTACCCGGTGCTGTCGATTCGATCGGTCCCGAAGGACGAGCAGTGGCTGAGCAAGTACTTCGCCAAGGATCTGGCCGAGGGGCGCATCGAGAGCCCACTGGAGATCGGGGACGTGTGGCCGGAGAACTATTCGTCGAACTCGGCGCAGAAGGTGTGGGCGGCGAAGTTCGCCGCGCATCACCCGAACGTCGTCGTGCTGGATCTGTCGTCGTTCAAGTGCGGCCACGACGCGCCCACCTACGGCATCATCGACAGCATCATCGGCACGGCGCAGACGCCGTACTCGGCGCTGCACGACATCGACGCCAACAAGCCGGGCGGGTCGATCAAGATTCGCGTCAAGACCTATGCCCACAGTTTGACGCTGCACAAAGAGCGGCTGGAGGACGTCTCGGGCCAGCGCTCTGAGATGCTGCACCAGATCGATCGCAAGCGGCTGGCCCTGCTGCAAATGAAGGCCCAGCAGCTGACCGACCGTTCGCAGAAAGACGCCCGCGTCGAGGCGCAGATCCAGGAGATCACCGACCGCGTGCGCGCGTACGAGCTGTCCAAGAAGCCGCCCACCGACAAAGAACTGCGTTCTGCGGCGCAAGACGAAATGAAGAAAGCCGGAATTGTCCAACTCGGCATCAAGCGCCCGGGTGCCGACGCCGTCCAACCGATATCAGCCAGCTAG
- a CDS encoding PEGA domain-containing protein: MAKAYSRIVLAGILLLVLGFCQTAIAADADLLIREGIELRRHGDDAAALARFRKAHQLDHAPRSLAQIGLAEQALGLWVAAFSHLRDALAVANDGWIQKNRTVLEQALAVINGHLGTLELAGEPEGAEVRVDGQQAGKFPIVEPLRLGVGTVVVEVASDGYVTISRPVQISAENPARERFVLQKIAGGAIPDLGFSATRSTATESIPRSPENDDRPPGRRLILAGSLAAAGLLALGWGGIETVVWQHRVSSFNNRADCWNNPPQNWAQGCADLHDQGQRAKYLAFTGYGIGVALAATSAIVFVTRPAHASTTALACVPVPTGLGAQCAFHF; encoded by the coding sequence ATGGCGAAAGCCTATTCGCGGATTGTCCTGGCGGGTATTCTTCTTCTCGTCCTGGGTTTTTGCCAAACGGCGATCGCTGCCGACGCCGATCTTCTCATCCGCGAGGGAATCGAGTTACGCCGGCACGGCGATGACGCCGCTGCGCTGGCTCGCTTTCGCAAGGCCCACCAACTCGACCATGCCCCTCGGTCTCTTGCTCAGATAGGACTGGCTGAACAGGCTCTTGGCCTGTGGGTGGCGGCTTTCAGTCATCTGCGCGATGCGCTCGCCGTCGCCAACGATGGTTGGATTCAGAAGAATCGAACTGTCCTTGAACAAGCGCTGGCCGTTATCAATGGACATCTTGGGACACTGGAGCTTGCAGGTGAGCCCGAGGGTGCTGAAGTTCGCGTCGACGGCCAGCAGGCTGGGAAATTCCCGATCGTGGAACCGCTCCGGCTGGGCGTTGGAACGGTTGTTGTTGAGGTTGCGTCCGATGGATATGTAACGATATCCCGGCCCGTCCAGATTTCCGCGGAGAATCCAGCGCGTGAGCGATTCGTTTTGCAGAAGATCGCTGGCGGCGCCATTCCGGATCTGGGGTTTTCCGCCACCCGATCGACGGCGACAGAATCCATCCCGCGGTCACCAGAAAACGATGATCGCCCCCCGGGGCGGCGCTTGATTCTGGCCGGCAGCCTGGCCGCAGCCGGCCTCTTGGCCTTGGGTTGGGGGGGAATCGAGACCGTGGTGTGGCAACACCGCGTCTCCAGTTTCAACAATCGAGCGGACTGCTGGAACAATCCTCCGCAAAATTGGGCGCAGGGTTGTGCTGATCTACACGACCAGGGGCAGCGGGCTAAATACCTCGCTTTTACGGGCTACGGCATCGGGGTTGCTCTAGCAGCAACATCAGCAATCGTATTCGTGACCAGACCCGCACATGCTAGCACGACCGCACTTGCTTGCGTTCCGGTCCCAACCGGACTTGGCGCCCAATGTGCGTTCCATTTTTAG